A region of the Deltaproteobacteria bacterium genome:
GCCTTAGGCATTGTCGTTAGCTTCCGGGTCCTTTCTTTTCCCGACCTTACCGTTGATGGAAGCTTTGTTCTGGGCGGGGCTGTGGCTGCCAAGATGATTGTTTCCGGTTATTCCCCCCTTCTGGGAGTCCTCCTGGCCCTGGCGACCGGTTTCTTGG
Encoded here:
- a CDS encoding ABC transporter permease gives rise to the protein MLINIFQISLEQGLAYGLVALGIVVSFRVLSFPDLTVDGSFVLGGAVAAKMIVSGYSPLLGVLLALATGFL